The sequence below is a genomic window from Lentimicrobium saccharophilum.
CCTGATCACCACAAAACAGCAACTGCAAATCATGTTTCGCGGGTAAAGGACAGTTGTTTTCTGCATCTTGTGAAACTCAGGATTTATCTGGCCAATTAAATCGTTCTCAAAATCTGACGCGTTTTTCAGTTAGTTATCCGGTTGGTTCTGCGCGTACCCCGAAGTTGTAACCTGTTGCCTCATTCTTTTTTTGCCGGCATCCACAATGCATTATATGAGGTCATTCGAAATGCTTATAGTAACAGATGATGATCAGATAATTGAATGTGCATGTTTGCATATTTGTTTGACACGAAACTTTTCAATTTCCTGCGATCAGTGTAATAAACTGAACTTAATGTGATCGCAGATAAAGAGCGCTCTGTTAACCTGTTTGTATTCAACATTCAAGACCCCGGTAATCAATTCTTCCGGTCTTTGCCTGCGACGGATAACCGGCATGAAGTATTCATTGATCCGCACAATTATCTGAATTTGGTCAAAGCGGTTGTAATCAACAATAAATTGGTAAAATTGCAGTTTAATAGTTCAGGTTTTATTACTGACTTCCAAAACGGGGAAGTGTTAAACCGAACTGATTGATTTGTATTGTGAAATTAATGAAAGTACGGGGTTTGTGAAACAAAGTTCTGTCTTTTTTCTTTAATAAAAGGTTTAATGTAATTAGCAGGCCGGTGTTTCAGCAGGTCAAAAAAATTAAATTATCAACGAATGAGAAAGTCTGTATTCTTTTTATTTTTTGTTTTTCAGGCATTGGTTTTTCTCCCGTTCTCCGGATGGTCTCAGGAAATCGGCATCGGACAATGGCGTGACCACCTGCCATATCGCAAGGTAATAGCAGTAGCCGAAGGCGATGGCAGGATTTATGCGGCCACCCCTTACAGCCTTTTTTATTACGATATCAATGACAACAGCCTTAACCGTCTGAGCAAGAATAACGGCCTGAGCGATGTCGGAATCAGCAGCATTAAATACAATGATGATTTAAAGGCACTGGTCATCGCCTATACCAATGCAAACATTGACCTGCTGAAAGACGGAAATATCATCAATTTGTCGGATATCAAGCGTAAGCCCATTCTGGGAAATAAAACCATCAACCGCATTGTTTTCATTGGCAAGCGGGCTTATCTGGCCTGCGGGTTCGGGATTGTGGTACTCGATATTGAAAAGGAGGAATTTCCGGAGCCCATCTATTATATCGGAAGTCAGGGCAGGGCCATCAATATCAACGACATTACCTATAATCCGGTGGATTCGCTGATTTATGCAGCGACCGATGAAGGAATCTTCCGGGCCTCGTTTTATGGCTCAAACCTGGCAAATTTTGCGGAATGGACGCGCGAGAGTTCATTTGTTCTCCCCTCGGCTCCTTACAATCATATTGCAGCTTTTAACAACAGGATTTATACGAACAAGAAGGGACCTGCTTATTCAACCGATGCCATGTTTGTAAAGATCGACGGTACCTGGGAGCCCTTCCAGGCAAATAACACATCCAACCGGTCCAGCCTGGAGGTCCATTATAATCGTCTTTTGGTGTGTAACAACCTTGCGGTTGAAATTTTCATGCCCGACGGTTCGCTGGAACACAAACTCTATACCTATAACCCGGGCAACATTTTCCCAAAAGATGCAATTCTTGATAAAAATAATAACGTGTGGATAGGTGATGAATTTGAGGGTTTGGTGAAAATTTCAGATTTTAATTCAGCTGAACGCTTTCTTCCCGATGGCCCTGATTTTCCTGATGTTTATTCAATGGCCGCCGGGAAGAGTGATGTGTGGATTGTTCCGGGAGGTCGAAATTCTGCCTTCGCGGCGATATACCGTCAGGCCCGGTTTGCCGGTTTTGTCGACGGGAAATGGAAAACCACAGATCAGAAAACGGATGCTTTCCTGAGTGATATGCGCGATGTTTTATCGGTTGCCGTTGATCCGTCAAACAACAAAAGGGTCTATTTCGGCACCTGGGGCTACGGGCTGATGGAGTATGTGAACGAAGAGTTTTCGCAGCTCTATACCAGTGAGAACAGCAGTCTTGAAGGTACTGCCTATGAAAGTACATGGTATGGCATTGGCGGGCTGGCTTTCGATGATCAGAATAACCTGTGGGTTACCAATTCAAGCGCCTCTTCTGTCTTATCTGTCAGGAAGAACAGCGGAGACTGGAAATCATTTAACCTTGGCTCTGTGGCAACCGGGGTGGATATAGGGAAGGTTATGGTGGACAAATCAGGTCAGAAATGGCTGATGCCGCGCGATCATGCACTGATCGTTTTTAATGATAACAACACCCTGGATGACCCCACGGATGACAAGGCAAAGAGACTTACTTCCGTCGCCGGCAATGGAAGTCTGCCCGGCTCGTTTATACTGAGTATGGCAGTCGACCGCGAAGGTCTCGTGTGGGTCGGTTCCAATGAAGGCGTGGCGGTATTCTATTCACCGGCCAACATTTTCAGCGGCCAGAATTTTGATGCGCAGCGCATCCTGATAGAACAGGACGGATACGGTCAGTATCTGCTTGAAGCCGAAGCGGTGACCGCCATCGCCGTTGACGGTTCAAACCGGAAGTGGTTCGGTACCGACCGGGCGGGCGTTTTCCTGATGTCGGCCGACGGCACCAAGGAAATCCTGCACTTCACTGAAGAAAACAGCCCTTTGCTCAGCAATTCCATTACCGATATCACCATCAACGAGTCTGGAGAGGTCTTTATCGGCACGTCGCAGGGCGTAATCTCCTACAGAAGTGAATCCGTAACGCCCACACAGGACCTGAAAGAGGTGGTGGTATTTCCGAATCCGGTGCGCGAAAGCTACGAGGGGGCCATTGCCATCCGTGGCCTTGTTGAGAACTCCAGCGTGAAGATTACCGATATCAGCGGGAATCTGGTATATACAACGTTGAGTGAAGGCGGACAGGCGCTCTGGAACGGACGCAATTTTAACGGCGACCGGGTTCAGACGGGGGTTTATCTGGTTTATGTCACCAACAGTGATGGATCCAAAACCACGGTGACCAAAATCATGTTTGTTAACTGAAGCGTCGCGTTTTTAATTTTCATTGATACGGGTGTTTCAGGCCGGTCCTGAGCCGGTTTTCAGTCATTATAATCCGTATTTTTGACCCATGCTGATTTCAACGCATGGCATTGTATTTCACACCACCCGGTATGCCGATTCAGGGGCTGTAGTGAAAATTTATACCGAAAAATTCGGGTTGCAGTCATTTTTGGTAAAAGGCCTTTTCAGTCGCAATTCAAAGCTGAAAGCCGCTCTTTTCGGTCACCTCAGCATATTGGATCTGGTGATTGACCGCCACGAGCACAGAAACCTGCATTATATCCGCGAAGCCGGCATTTATATCCCGCTTCAGCGGTTGCAGGATGATATGTCGCGAAGTTCCCTGGTGCTGTTTATCAATGAACTGCTCTACAAATGCATCAGGGAAGAGGAGCCCAATCCCGCCTTGTTCAGTTATCTGGTGACCGTGCTGCAACTGCTCAACGAACCGGGAATTTCCCTGCATTCATTCCATTTGCTGTTTATGCTGCGGCTTACCCGTTTTCTGGGGTTCAGCCCCAGATTTGCCAAAGCAGGTTCAGGTGAATTTTTCGATATGGAAGAAGGGCTGTTTCTGGATTCGGAACCCATGCACCGGTACTTTATTTCCGGGCCACCGGCCGAAGCCCTCGAACGGCTTCAATTGATGGAATTTCATGACCTGCATGACTTTGAAATTTCCAGGTCAGTGCGCGATACCCTGCTCGACCGGCTGATAGATTATTACCGTCTGCATATTCCCGATCTGGGTGAAATGAAATCGGTAAAGGTGTTGCAGGAAATTCTCGGATAGCATTTAAGATGAGTCTGATATTCAGATATATGATTAAATTAGTTTTGATTAAGTGTTTTAAATCCGGATAGCAGACTTTCAGGTAAGAAGCTGAATGTGATCATTGAAGAAATGAAAATGATCAGAAAACCGGAAATGTTGCGATGCACCTGCATTGAAATCAGGCAATTCTCCTTAATTAAACATAAATGCATAATATAGCATTCTTAATCCACATTCGACCCCTCCGGGGTCGGAGAATTCAAAACGCATAACAAGTTCTACAAACATATGACCCCGCTGGGGTCAAATAAATATTCTGATCTGAAATTGATATTACATTCGATCCGGGTCAGGCAGGTAGAATGCGCTTCGGGCATTTTCCTTCATTTTGCTTCAGAACCCACTCCGAAGGTCAAACGCATAATTATGTACCAAAATAATGACTCCGGAGGAGTCAGATGTTTATAGAAAAGAATCAGCCACGAAAAATCACGACCCCGGAGGGGTCGCATGATTACTGTTGTTATTCTTGATTTACTTATAAAAATCAGGTGCATGTTATCCGGCATTATAGTCTGGTATACTGCTGACCTGTCAAAAAGAATGTAACAAAGTTTTCTCACCCTGTTCGGGATGACAAATAATCAGTTCTTCAGATAGCTTCGTCATTCTGAACCCGGTAATCGGGTGAGGAATCATCAAATATTTAAAAGGGTACTAATGATATTTATACAGAAGTCGGTTAAACTGGCTATATCATCTTATTTCCAACAACATGAAATGCCGGACTAATCATTTAAACCTTCCGGTACAACCGGAAGAACTGGTTTCGCCAGATCAGTTCAATCTCCCTCCGGTTCGTTCTGATGTAGTTCTCCAGCGCCGGATCGGGCAATTCCGAATACAGCAGGAAATGGGTCGGGCCTATAGCCTCAAATTGTTTATAGACTTCCACGGGGGTGCTTTCGGGCAGGTGTGCCATGCTGTTTCTTCCGGTAAACCTTGCCAGCGCCCTTGGCTTGATAAAAACGATCAGGGCATCTCCGGGCGTGATGGCATTGATCTGCTCAAAGGCATTCTGCGCATGCACGGCATAAGGGCCTTCCTGAATTACCGCCTTACGCTCCTGCAATTCCTTTAATGCCGGCATATACGTTACCAGTATCATCGCAGTCGCAAGGACTGACAGCGCAATTCCGCCCCTGCCGGGATTCATGGCACCGACCGCTGTGGCAATATAATTAAGTATCAGGGGCGCGAGGGGCAGCAGGAACCTGAATCCGGAATTGTGGTAGGGATAGACCAGCAGCAGTCCGAGGTATGCAAGCGTCACCCATTCCGCTATGCCGGGGCCACGCCTGAAAGCAACGATCAGCCCGGTAAGGGCAAAGGTGACCGCCGCGGAACCGGCAATAAAACCAAACCAGAAAATCTGTGAATTAAGGCTGACAAAAAACAACCGCAACACCTCGGTATAGGTATAGAGATTCATGGCAACGGTTTCCGGCAGGCTCCCCAGCGAGAAAGTATTCAGATAGGAAGATGCGCCGGAAGCCCCGCGCATAAAAATCAGGTTCAGTAGCAGCACAATGCCCAAAGCAGCGCCAATGGACAGGGCGGGATCCACCGCAGATTTCCACAGGGACTTTATTGCTCTTTTTCTGAGGAACGCCATTATCAGATGCCAGCCTGTGTACATTGCCAGTCCGGCCGCAAGGGCGAATCCTGCCGTTTTCACCGAAATGGCAACCCCTGTGACCACACCGGCAAGCAGCCATTTCCGACGGGATGAAAGCTGCTGCAGGTCCGGAATCATCACCAGAAACAATACAAACAGGAATGCGAAGGGGATATCGGCCATTACCTCTGCTTTCAACTCCATCACATAAGGATTATAATATACCATCAGGCTGAGGACAAGCGCCGGGATCAGTCCGAAATGCCTTTTCAGAAAGAGGACGGTGAGCAGGGCTGTTGCCAGAAGAAAAACAGAAATAAGATAATTGTAAGGCGGAATATAATTGCCGTATTTGCCTGTTATGGCTGAAATCATTAACGGGAATCCGGGAGGGTAGGCTTTCGGGCCTAGGCTTGGGTAAAATTCGTTATAAACATAGCCGGTCTGAGACATGGGATGGAAGCGGGCAATATTTTCGGCCTGGGCAAGGTATTGGGCAAAATCATCGCCCCAGTCGTGGTCGGCCCGGATATTCAGGAAAAGCAACGGCAGGAACAACAGCAGGGCAATGGCTGCCGCAACGGATTGCCTGTTAAAGAATGCAGGGAGTTTCAATCCTGATTTCATGATACCCGATTTAAAGCAAAAGCAAAGGTAATGAAACCTTTGTGAACTGAAAACCGGCGGGGCGCAATTACTCATCATCGCGCCCCGCCGGAATATAGTCACAATTATGTTTTACCAGTTCAGGATCTTCCTGAAGTCATAATTTTCGGGATCGGGAACATATTTCCGGGCGGCTTCGTAATCGGCCGGCTCAATGTACTGCAGACTGTCTTCAAACACCATTTTTGACTTCTGCCCTTCCATATTCACCAGGCGGGGCTTCACTTTGCCGTTTTCGTCTTCCACGTCCTTCAGGTAAAGGGGCGTGATGTCGCCGTTGGGGCCGCTCACCACCATACAACTGGTCAGGCCCTGGTCGAAGAGGTGCTTCACGCCTATGCCCATCAGGGCGCAGTAAAGCATATCAAAGGCGATGGGCTGCACGCAGCGTACCTCGTAACCGATTTCTACCGGACGGCTTTTCACGTTCAGTTTCAATTCCTTCGTTTTTTTCTGCAGGAGTTCGTTGAAGATATGCGCCTTGCTTACATTGCCCAGTTCCGGGTGCCCGTGGTCGTCGAAGGTAAAATGAATGCCCGAAGAGGTGATTTCATCGTCGGTCATAAAGTGGAAGACCCCCTCGCTGATGATGGCGACGCCGTAACTGATGCCCAGGATTTTACGCTTGATCATGGATGAAATCACCAGCCTGAGGATGCGGTCGAAGGTAACTTCGGCCTTGTTGAACATCTCAGGAATGATGATCATGGGATAATGGCAGGCGGCGCCAATGCCGAAGGCCAAATGCCCGGCCTCGCGGCCCATGGCCGAAACCACAAACCAGTTGCCGCTGGTGCGCGCATCTTCATAAACGGTGGTTGCCAGCCGTACTCCTTCCTGTTTGGCGCTCTGGTAGCCGAAGGTAGGAATGCCGTCGGGCAGGGGCAGGTCGTTGTCAATGGTTTTAGGAACGTGGATGTTCTGGATCTTCACGTTATTGGCGGCAAGGAATTTCGATATGCGGTTGGCGGTGGAAGCGGTATCGTCGCCACCGATGGTGACCAGCAGCTTCACGTTGTTGCTGACGAAAAAATCTGTATTGAAATCAGCATCTTTGGGTTTGTGCCGGCTCATAACCAGGAATGAACCGCCCTGGTTGTGGATGCGGTCGGCCATCTCAAAATCGATGTCGATGGTTTTAGGACTTCCCGTAAACAGGGTCTTGTATCCTTCGTGCAAACCGATGATGCGGTAACCATCCTTCAGAAAAACCTTGGCCACCGAGGCAATTACTGAGTTGATTCCGGGAGCAGGGCCGCCGCCTGCCAGTATGGCAATTGATCCTTTCATTTTATTGCTGGTTATATTTTACAGATTTGTTTATGCCTTTTATACAGGCAGGCGCAAATTTAGGAAGATTTGTGGTTTTATTTCCGGAATCATTCACCGTTTGGTCAGCAATCGCGTGACCGCCCGGTTCTGCTTCCATCGAAGCAGTTAAAGGGATCATGAGTTTTCTCCTGTTTTTTGATGCGGCTTCAAAGAAATCTACTATTACGGTTTACCTGACTTCTGCAAAAAGCAATTTGCCGATGGATGAAAATCAACTGTCCGGATGCATGTGCAGCCCGTGTTCTACCGGATGCAAACCGGTGCGGGTGGTTTCCGGAAAGCTTTCACCGGCTACTCCACCGAGAATCTGTGTAGTTCTTTATATGCAGCATATTGATAAACAGCACAGTAGTCCGGCATGCTGCCGGTCGTAAAATTAAACTTGACTTTAGCGGAAGATTGGCTTATCTTGCGGAGCAATATATTCATAAGTGCCCGGGCTCAGTTAGCGGGGGAGATAGTGTATGAATTACAGCCTGTAATTTATAAATGTGATAAGCTAATACAAAATAATGTACCGGAAAATTATCCAAATGCAAACCAAGCTTCCCATTCTGAACAAGAAGAGAATCAGGGTCGGAAAATTATTAAATGGGGGGGGGTATCAAACTGTAAATCAAACAAATACAAATTTCAGGATTTCTTTTCCGGAAATTCATGCAATCTGTTTCATATGTTATCATTCCGGTTATCTAAGGAGATACCCTCCATAGTTATATGATTTACCGGATGGAGGGATACATCAGACCAGGGATATAACATTTTTTACCTTAAAATTTAATTATATGAAATTTTTCAGATTTTTTCTTACAATAGCAGTGATATTTTTATGTTCTGCACTGAAGGGTCAAATACTTTATCAGGTGGGTGCCTTGAGTATACTGGAAAGCGATGGACAGTTCTACAGAATCAATGGTGATGATACAACAAAAGTATTTCCCGATAAAATTCTACTCAAATTTAAAGACGGTGTTACACCGGAAGCCAAAACCGGATTTGCAAATAACAACGGCTTAACTTTTATCAAATCTACACTCAATGGTGTTAGTCTTTATACGCTGAATCAGGGCTCAAACTTTATCGGAGTTACTCAAAGCCTTTCTGCTTCAACTCTTTTGGAATTTTTTGATTTAAACTACCTTTATAAAACTTTGTCAAATTTCATGCCACCCAACAATGATATTGACTGGTTTAGTTGGAATCCTTGGTGGGCTCAGGAAAATATCATGTGGCCTTACACCGAAACAGATGTTTATGGAGCCTGGAATATTACCAAAGGCACCCCTGATATTATTGTTGCAAATCTTGACAATGGTATCTCACTCAATCATTCTGACTTGGGTAATGGATCAGATGGGTACTCAAATATTTGGGTAAACCATAAAGAAATTCCTGACAATGGAATAGATGACGATAATAACGGGTACATTGATGATTATTATGGCTGGAACTTCGGAACATTTGACATTAATTGGGGAGATAATAATGTTACACATTACATGCCCGATCTATATTCTCATGGAAGTATGACAGGTTCAATTATTGCTGCAAAAACCAACAATGGTAATACAAATGGAATTTTAGGAGCATTTGGCATTGCTGGTGGCTGGGGTAACAGAGGTGTAAGCCTCATGAATGTAAAAATCTCATCACCGAATGAGAATATCCAATCAGCTAACATACCCTATGCCATAGAATATGCTTGTTTGAATGGAGCCAAAGTTGTTAATATGGCTTTTGGGGGTGGTTATTCACAAGCTATCGATGATGAAATAGGTTATCATTATGGTCAGGGTGTTGTGTTTGTTGCTGCAGTTGGTAATAATAGCAGTCCTGGCTATATTCTTTTTCCGTCTAGTTCAGAAAATGTTATAGCAGTTGGAGCTACTGAATTTGTATCTTGGGAAGCCAGATGGCACGAAAAAAATTCATCTTTAACTTGGGGCTCAAATTATATTGACGATAATTATGGTGTAGAAATCATGGCCCCATGTAGCCCTATAAGTATTTCTGCCCAAGGACAAAACTCTTTTTATTGGGATACAGAGGATTATGACATATTTTCAACCAAATCTTCAGCCAGTACTTCTGCTTCATCATCTTTTGTGAGCGGGGTGGTGGCTCTGATGCTCTCGGTCAATCCTTGTTTAACTCCTGATGAAGTTAGACAGATTCTTAGAGAAACAGCTGACAAATTACCTGGTATGATGGGACATGACACTTATGATTATAACTCAATACCTGGTTATCCGGGTTGTAATGATCAAATGGGATATGGCCGAATCAACGCAGCACGTGCACTTGAAAATGTTGCTCCTGGTGCGCCAATTTTAATAACTGGTGCTGTGGCGCCCTGGACAACAGACAGAAACATTTACTATAACATTACCATTGAACAAAATGGTGTTCTTGTAATTAATAATTGCGAAGTCTCTTTTGCTCCTGATGTAAAAATTATTGTTCAACAAGGCGGAAGGCTAATTGTTAACAACAGTGTATTGACCGGTCTTTGTGATGCAAACTGGCAAGGAATTGAAGTGTGGGGTCATAATTCAGCCAACCAGTGGCCGGATGAAAATGGAAAATACTCGCAAGGTTATGTAGTTTTGGATAGTGCAACTATTGAAAACACTGTTAACGCCCTTAACCTTTGGAAACCTGGCGACCTTACTCAAACCGGAGGTATTGTTCACGCAACAGGCTCTACATTTAAAAACAATGCCAAGTCAGTTCATGCACTGCTTTACCGAAATTCTCATCCTATAAATGAAAGGGAGATGGATTATAATTCATCTTTTAGTGATTGTAACTTCGAGATTACAGCGGATTACAATGGTACACATACTTTCTACAAACATGTGGATTTAAACCAGATTAATGGTATGAAATTTAAAGGTTGCGATTTTAACCTGTCGCCCGAGGCAAACAATGTTTCAGATTACAACCAGGCAATAGCTGCTTATAGCGCAGGGTTTAAGGTTGAAGCAAGGTGCGAAGGACTCACATCACCCTGTAATGCATGGGATAAATCAACTTTTAATGGTTTCAGAATTGGGGTTTATGTGGGTAATACAAATTCTTTGTATTCATACCTCATTAACCGGGCACTCTTTACCGGCAATTCCATTGGTGTTCTTTCCAATAATGTTGACAATGCTATTGTAATTAACTCCGAGTTTTATTCGGCTAAGAACCAATACAACTGGGAAGACTGCACCTACGGCATTTTTGTAGAATCTGGTGCAGGGTTCACCTTCGAAGAAAACAAATTCTTTAAACAGGCAGGTGCACCACTATCTAATTATATAGGTATAGGTGCTTTTAACTGCGAAACGGTTTCCGACATTTACAAAAACGAGTTTACCGGCCTTACCGCTGGTAATTATGCCTACGGGAAAAATTATTCTGATTTCCTATACCAAGGTCTCGAATACATTTGCAACATAAACACCGGTAACTGGGCCGATTTTTATGTAAAGGGGAAAGAGGATGACTTTTTTAGTGGTATCCAATCCAAACAAGGGAGTACCCTTATGCCGGCACGCAACCAATTTTCGCCAACCGGCGCCACCTGGCATTTTTACAACGAAACCAAAAATCTCATTGGCTATTATTACTGTCAGAGCTGCCCCGGCCATTACCCTGCATATGTTGAGAATGTTACGAGAGAACCCGTATCAGTTTCCGGTAATTGTTTGTCACACTATGGAAGTGAAGCTCCATCAACCAGTATCGTTTTAAGCACAGCTTCAAAATTAACTATGGAAACTGCTTTTGCTTTTGCTGATATGGATTTTAACAGTGTAAAGGTGCTTTATAATGACCTGAAAGATGGGGGGAGTACTGCTGGAACCATAAGCGATATTTCTCAGGCATTGCCTTCAGATATGATGGAATTACGCGCCAGGCTATTGGGCGATTCACCACACCTAACTACCGAAGTACTCAAATTGGTTGCAGATCGCACCGATGTATTTACCGAAGCCGCCATTTTCGACATTTTGGCAGCCAACCCCGACGAGTTGAAGAAAGAAG
It includes:
- the recO gene encoding DNA repair protein RecO, encoding MLISTHGIVFHTTRYADSGAVVKIYTEKFGLQSFLVKGLFSRNSKLKAALFGHLSILDLVIDRHEHRNLHYIREAGIYIPLQRLQDDMSRSSLVLFINELLYKCIREEEPNPALFSYLVTVLQLLNEPGISLHSFHLLFMLRLTRFLGFSPRFAKAGSGEFFDMEEGLFLDSEPMHRYFISGPPAEALERLQLMEFHDLHDFEISRSVRDTLLDRLIDYYRLHIPDLGEMKSVKVLQEILG
- a CDS encoding S8 family serine peptidase, whose amino-acid sequence is MKFFRFFLTIAVIFLCSALKGQILYQVGALSILESDGQFYRINGDDTTKVFPDKILLKFKDGVTPEAKTGFANNNGLTFIKSTLNGVSLYTLNQGSNFIGVTQSLSASTLLEFFDLNYLYKTLSNFMPPNNDIDWFSWNPWWAQENIMWPYTETDVYGAWNITKGTPDIIVANLDNGISLNHSDLGNGSDGYSNIWVNHKEIPDNGIDDDNNGYIDDYYGWNFGTFDINWGDNNVTHYMPDLYSHGSMTGSIIAAKTNNGNTNGILGAFGIAGGWGNRGVSLMNVKISSPNENIQSANIPYAIEYACLNGAKVVNMAFGGGYSQAIDDEIGYHYGQGVVFVAAVGNNSSPGYILFPSSSENVIAVGATEFVSWEARWHEKNSSLTWGSNYIDDNYGVEIMAPCSPISISAQGQNSFYWDTEDYDIFSTKSSASTSASSSFVSGVVALMLSVNPCLTPDEVRQILRETADKLPGMMGHDTYDYNSIPGYPGCNDQMGYGRINAARALENVAPGAPILITGAVAPWTTDRNIYYNITIEQNGVLVINNCEVSFAPDVKIIVQQGGRLIVNNSVLTGLCDANWQGIEVWGHNSANQWPDENGKYSQGYVVLDSATIENTVNALNLWKPGDLTQTGGIVHATGSTFKNNAKSVHALLYRNSHPINEREMDYNSSFSDCNFEITADYNGTHTFYKHVDLNQINGMKFKGCDFNLSPEANNVSDYNQAIAAYSAGFKVEARCEGLTSPCNAWDKSTFNGFRIGVYVGNTNSLYSYLINRALFTGNSIGVLSNNVDNAIVINSEFYSAKNQYNWEDCTYGIFVESGAGFTFEENKFFKQAGAPLSNYIGIGAFNCETVSDIYKNEFTGLTAGNYAYGKNYSDFLYQGLEYICNINTGNWADFYVKGKEDDFFSGIQSKQGSTLMPARNQFSPTGATWHFYNETKNLIGYYYCQSCPGHYPAYVENVTREPVSVSGNCLSHYGSEAPSTSIVLSTASKLTMETAFAFADMDFNSVKVLYNDLKDGGSTAGTISDISQALPSDMMELRARLLGDSPHLTTEVLKLVADRTDVFTEAAIFDILAANPDELKKEELMKYLEEKENPLPDYMISILKQVAEGTSYRTVLEMEMAKYSHDRSRAAGDMIRSILNDEELDIAQLRLWLTNLGGIEAERQIIASYAHAGDFTLALALAETLPQTYQLAGDDLTGHNQFVSVLQMQQNLVNSGRNIDQLTQSEQDQLRIIAEADNAVSAPMAKAILESFYGAEFSRCKPIDGTSSYKSQPATPNQLAVAYGLSITVKPNPAKEWAAFDYTLPEGVETASLEIVDANGKHVETIALKGNRGQQLIDTRTWIAGQYIYTLKVAGFTQSGKLVVVK
- a CDS encoding 6-phosphofructokinase yields the protein MKGSIAILAGGGPAPGINSVIASVAKVFLKDGYRIIGLHEGYKTLFTGSPKTIDIDFEMADRIHNQGGSFLVMSRHKPKDADFNTDFFVSNNVKLLVTIGGDDTASTANRISKFLAANNVKIQNIHVPKTIDNDLPLPDGIPTFGYQSAKQEGVRLATTVYEDARTSGNWFVVSAMGREAGHLAFGIGAACHYPMIIIPEMFNKAEVTFDRILRLVISSMIKRKILGISYGVAIISEGVFHFMTDDEITSSGIHFTFDDHGHPELGNVSKAHIFNELLQKKTKELKLNVKSRPVEIGYEVRCVQPIAFDMLYCALMGIGVKHLFDQGLTSCMVVSGPNGDITPLYLKDVEDENGKVKPRLVNMEGQKSKMVFEDSLQYIEPADYEAARKYVPDPENYDFRKILNW
- a CDS encoding phospholipid carrier-dependent glycosyltransferase, whose product is MKSGLKLPAFFNRQSVAAAIALLLFLPLLFLNIRADHDWGDDFAQYLAQAENIARFHPMSQTGYVYNEFYPSLGPKAYPPGFPLMISAITGKYGNYIPPYNYLISVFLLATALLTVLFLKRHFGLIPALVLSLMVYYNPYVMELKAEVMADIPFAFLFVLFLVMIPDLQQLSSRRKWLLAGVVTGVAISVKTAGFALAAGLAMYTGWHLIMAFLRKRAIKSLWKSAVDPALSIGAALGIVLLLNLIFMRGASGASSYLNTFSLGSLPETVAMNLYTYTEVLRLFFVSLNSQIFWFGFIAGSAAVTFALTGLIVAFRRGPGIAEWVTLAYLGLLLVYPYHNSGFRFLLPLAPLILNYIATAVGAMNPGRGGIALSVLATAMILVTYMPALKELQERKAVIQEGPYAVHAQNAFEQINAITPGDALIVFIKPRALARFTGRNSMAHLPESTPVEVYKQFEAIGPTHFLLYSELPDPALENYIRTNRREIELIWRNQFFRLYRKV
- the porZ gene encoding type IX secretion system anionic LPS delivery protein PorZ, with the translated sequence MRKSVFFLFFVFQALVFLPFSGWSQEIGIGQWRDHLPYRKVIAVAEGDGRIYAATPYSLFYYDINDNSLNRLSKNNGLSDVGISSIKYNDDLKALVIAYTNANIDLLKDGNIINLSDIKRKPILGNKTINRIVFIGKRAYLACGFGIVVLDIEKEEFPEPIYYIGSQGRAININDITYNPVDSLIYAATDEGIFRASFYGSNLANFAEWTRESSFVLPSAPYNHIAAFNNRIYTNKKGPAYSTDAMFVKIDGTWEPFQANNTSNRSSLEVHYNRLLVCNNLAVEIFMPDGSLEHKLYTYNPGNIFPKDAILDKNNNVWIGDEFEGLVKISDFNSAERFLPDGPDFPDVYSMAAGKSDVWIVPGGRNSAFAAIYRQARFAGFVDGKWKTTDQKTDAFLSDMRDVLSVAVDPSNNKRVYFGTWGYGLMEYVNEEFSQLYTSENSSLEGTAYESTWYGIGGLAFDDQNNLWVTNSSASSVLSVRKNSGDWKSFNLGSVATGVDIGKVMVDKSGQKWLMPRDHALIVFNDNNTLDDPTDDKAKRLTSVAGNGSLPGSFILSMAVDREGLVWVGSNEGVAVFYSPANIFSGQNFDAQRILIEQDGYGQYLLEAEAVTAIAVDGSNRKWFGTDRAGVFLMSADGTKEILHFTEENSPLLSNSITDITINESGEVFIGTSQGVISYRSESVTPTQDLKEVVVFPNPVRESYEGAIAIRGLVENSSVKITDISGNLVYTTLSEGGQALWNGRNFNGDRVQTGVYLVYVTNSDGSKTTVTKIMFVN